A section of the Streptomyces sp. SLBN-118 genome encodes:
- a CDS encoding cytochrome c oxidase subunit 4 has translation MKTEAILFAGVAAFFLVTDVLYAAWSKDPAGTAALTVAFLMALLVSFVFATNYRRKGLRPEDRNEGEVHERAGPVDFFPPHSAWPVLIATGVAVGALGTVFGLWLFLIGLGVVLAGVCGMVFQFSRPPL, from the coding sequence AAGACCGAGGCCATCCTCTTCGCCGGGGTCGCGGCGTTCTTTCTCGTAACCGATGTTCTGTACGCCGCGTGGTCCAAGGATCCCGCCGGCACGGCTGCGCTCACCGTCGCTTTCCTCATGGCACTTCTCGTGTCGTTCGTCTTCGCCACGAACTACCGCAGGAAGGGACTGCGCCCCGAAGACCGAAACGAGGGAGAGGTACATGAGCGGGCCGGGCCGGTGGACTTCTTTCCTCCGCACAGCGCCTGGCCGGTGCTGATCGCGACCGGCGTGGCCGTAGGCGCTCTCGGAACGGTCTTTGGACTGTGGCTCTTCCTGATCGGGCTGGGCGTGGTCCTGGCGGGAGTGTGCGGAATGGTGTTCCAGTTCTCGCGGCCACCGCTCTGA